Proteins encoded by one window of Bacteroidia bacterium:
- a CDS encoding thrombospondin type 3 repeat-containing protein, which translates to MKYTITILFMIFSLLGLESFGQKYTLSQKNIIHVRVDSLLKDYLTMSNLIEPGGIKQSNEIMSKFKLLFTKDAKIYDDILPTYDSLEFNTNPYKVTKKPLQEYFRGLVYEFPKGLIVLNKKINISYKDQDNGIIKVALERIINATSHSKKYKIFNHDSLLLTLSIAPNLTVKISDISSLNIINNIKVINDADLDGIIDTQDDCKDIRGKQYLKGCPDQDNDGIPDKDDDCPGEFGSPTNKGCPPSTFTYSIVLSGSLAYHLNKHVLSVPTSGFSYEKMDKVKSTFGKVKNPGVKPSVALDLNLAYYFGKRKFKKNFGVSANLFINNYRDDYQVSGIKYFYKSNDGVDDYRRIVTIKEANENITFSILNFALQLKYRGKLKNTRFATEIGFGPGYITSLNKYQYQATVDYEGIYQYNMATKQFEYSQNYNEQNTDWILVGETINSKDNSIADNAFSMYQQNSSGYDFGLNKVFNEKDSRKLSKRKGYSLNANLDLLYHLSSKIAAKAGVAVIYANLSNKTNSYKISDRISDKYTSIYESNAKSNYFTWGISLGLAIGI; encoded by the coding sequence ATGAAATATACAATTACAATTTTATTTATGATTTTCAGCCTTTTAGGCTTAGAAAGTTTTGGTCAAAAATATACTTTATCACAAAAAAATATTATTCACGTCAGAGTAGATTCATTATTAAAAGATTATTTGACCATGAGTAATCTAATAGAACCGGGCGGCATTAAACAGAGTAATGAGATAATGAGTAAGTTTAAACTACTGTTTACAAAAGATGCAAAAATTTATGATGACATATTGCCTACATACGATTCACTTGAATTTAACACCAATCCTTACAAAGTAACTAAAAAACCACTCCAGGAATATTTCAGAGGATTGGTATATGAATTTCCAAAGGGTTTGATTGTTTTAAATAAAAAAATTAATATCTCTTATAAAGATCAGGACAATGGAATTATTAAAGTAGCTTTAGAACGTATAATAAATGCAACTAGTCATTCTAAAAAATACAAAATTTTCAATCATGACAGCCTCTTACTAACACTATCAATAGCACCGAATTTGACAGTTAAGATCAGTGATATAAGTTCATTAAATATAATAAATAATATAAAAGTGATAAACGATGCTGATCTGGATGGCATAATAGATACGCAAGATGACTGCAAAGACATAAGAGGTAAACAATATCTTAAAGGGTGTCCGGATCAGGACAATGATGGCATTCCTGATAAAGATGATGATTGCCCAGGAGAATTTGGCTCACCTACCAACAAAGGCTGCCCACCTTCAACCTTTACTTATTCGATTGTTCTATCAGGCTCATTAGCATATCACCTCAACAAGCATGTTTTAAGTGTACCAACCTCTGGTTTTAGTTATGAAAAAATGGATAAGGTTAAATCCACTTTTGGAAAAGTTAAAAACCCCGGTGTTAAACCAAGTGTTGCTCTTGACCTTAATTTAGCCTATTATTTTGGTAAGAGAAAATTCAAAAAGAACTTTGGTGTTTCAGCAAACTTGTTTATAAACAACTATCGTGATGATTATCAAGTATCTGGTATAAAATATTTTTATAAAAGCAATGATGGTGTAGATGACTATCGCAGAATAGTTACTATAAAAGAGGCTAATGAAAATATTACTTTCTCTATATTAAACTTTGCATTACAATTAAAATATAGAGGCAAGTTAAAAAACACAAGGTTTGCAACAGAAATAGGATTTGGACCCGGGTATATTACCTCTCTAAATAAATATCAGTACCAAGCAACTGTAGATTATGAAGGCATTTATCAATATAATATGGCCACAAAACAGTTTGAATACTCACAAAATTATAACGAACAAAATACAGATTGGATTTTAGTTGGTGAAACTATTAATTCAAAAGACAATTCAATTGCTGACAATGCCTTTTCAATGTATCAACAAAATTCTTCAGGTTACGACTTTGGATTAAACAAGGTGTTTAATGAAAAAGACAGTCGTAAACTTTCAAAAAGAAAAGGCTATTCGCTGAACGCTAATCTGGATTTATTGTATCATCTATCATCAAAGATTGCTGCTAAAGCAGGTGTTGCTGTCATTTATGCCAATTTAAGCAATAAGACTAATAGCTATAAAATTTCAGATAGAATATCTGATAAATACACTTCAATATATGAAAGTAATGCCAAATCAAATTATTTTACATGGGGAATAAGTTTAGGATTAGCTATAGGAATTTAA
- a CDS encoding tetratricopeptide repeat protein: MKQKYFLQFLLVLVFSGTILPLLTYSQNTNTVNKDIITTRDTLEFSYQIKNFLIPKFENLINLLSNESTEANLCERILGNISNEAKLKYPNRLFYNENSLIENDLFIGADTTFPTQDLFVGDYLRLVNTQLQKAKEDETSVSITIKNISSLKRRSFYYYKVYTELKYNTALKNSSFIQPTERVFEVIVNRDSTWQLQIQTIRFARVTDHDTLNDFKQIVQVEIDANKIINELLSENEKQKIAEQKVLTRFVQEGDDAMSAGDYEKARDKYREAYIINSSDKQLKNKLEHSRKEIEKKLKEEAYQKYLSKKIKADKEQIQTYLDNCKFQKAKILCDSLVIDYKVKDTTVTNLQNDLSGLSSAIASFEATYNLKSTKEVESLLNNEVKKEYATKNKLYKSDLYYQFAKAIYVINPDETKQILKSLNESVQLSSDKHLDALELRAFILFNIGDFIRALSDATKLIEYTPREAYYYIFRAKFYTQQKYFDKAIQDYAKAIEFHTSDTTVYYAKAELEFNNALYSNCELTCTAGIQATKCYGLLLFLRTKCRIEQNKFIEAGKDFREAVKCGITIDNHTYISHVIDSFLARGDQFKNKEFLKDALIEYSKTIDLDSTLLGLLKRGQTYLKMKNYDLALSDLNTLDRKNKNIQETYITRGQVYFEKELYYEAMKDFEKELTLNPQNATAHYYIGLSKMRQNKFKDAATSFERSNAIAESDSALFNRAWAEFGSKNYAQAIIYGEKAIDLSKQKRWESYYVVARAQYEMSNYKAAADNFDNALKINSNNKEVIYWSANNAEKGKKYLKAIDEYSKLFNTPTYRDTCTFRVSICLIRTEDNANIANAENKLKIFENASETSYSIPSNLWLAYIAVYRKQYALCETYLKKGIGDDNNIGLYYLVYSCYDAQQNKEKEALEHLEKCLSSKQIENTVIENEKMLSPISRKKIRLLIKKYFPDN, from the coding sequence ATGAAGCAGAAATATTTTTTACAATTTTTACTCGTTTTAGTTTTTTCGGGAACTATTCTTCCTCTGCTTACTTATTCCCAAAACACAAACACCGTTAATAAAGATATTATAACTACAAGAGATACCCTTGAGTTTAGCTATCAAATAAAAAATTTTTTAATTCCAAAATTTGAAAACCTAATTAACTTATTATCCAATGAATCTACAGAAGCAAACCTTTGTGAAAGGATTCTTGGAAATATTTCGAATGAAGCTAAATTAAAGTATCCAAACCGTCTTTTTTACAATGAAAACTCTCTAATAGAAAACGACCTTTTTATTGGGGCAGACACCACTTTTCCCACTCAAGATTTATTTGTGGGAGATTACTTAAGACTTGTTAACACTCAATTACAAAAAGCTAAAGAAGATGAAACCAGTGTTTCAATTACTATCAAGAATATTTCTTCTTTAAAGAGAAGAAGCTTTTATTACTACAAAGTTTATACAGAACTAAAGTACAACACTGCCTTAAAGAATAGTTCCTTTATTCAACCAACAGAAAGGGTATTTGAGGTAATTGTTAACAGAGATTCAACATGGCAACTCCAGATTCAAACTATTCGTTTTGCACGAGTAACCGATCATGACACTTTGAATGACTTTAAACAAATTGTTCAAGTTGAAATTGATGCTAATAAAATTATTAATGAATTACTTTCTGAAAATGAAAAACAAAAAATAGCTGAACAAAAAGTTTTAACCCGTTTTGTACAAGAAGGCGATGATGCAATGAGTGCCGGTGATTATGAAAAGGCTCGTGACAAGTACAGAGAAGCCTATATTATTAATTCAAGTGACAAACAGCTAAAAAACAAACTTGAACACTCAAGAAAAGAAATCGAAAAAAAACTTAAGGAAGAGGCTTATCAAAAATATCTGTCAAAAAAAATTAAAGCTGATAAGGAGCAAATTCAAACCTATCTTGACAATTGCAAGTTTCAAAAAGCAAAAATACTATGTGATTCACTAGTTATTGACTACAAAGTAAAAGATACGACTGTTACCAATCTGCAAAATGATTTAAGTGGGCTAAGTTCTGCTATTGCATCTTTTGAGGCAACCTATAACTTAAAATCAACAAAAGAAGTTGAGTCGCTTTTAAATAATGAGGTAAAAAAAGAATATGCTACTAAAAATAAATTATACAAATCTGATTTATATTATCAATTTGCTAAAGCAATTTATGTTATAAACCCGGATGAAACAAAACAAATCTTAAAATCACTAAATGAAAGCGTTCAGTTAAGTTCGGATAAACATTTAGATGCTTTAGAGTTAAGAGCATTCATCTTATTCAATATTGGTGACTTTATTCGTGCTTTAAGTGATGCTACCAAACTAATTGAGTACACTCCAAGAGAAGCATATTATTATATTTTTAGGGCAAAATTTTATACTCAGCAAAAGTATTTTGACAAGGCCATACAAGATTATGCAAAAGCAATTGAATTCCATACATCAGACACAACAGTGTATTATGCAAAAGCAGAATTGGAATTTAACAATGCCCTTTATTCAAATTGTGAGCTAACCTGTACTGCTGGTATACAAGCTACCAAATGTTATGGCCTATTACTCTTCTTACGAACTAAATGCAGAATAGAACAAAATAAATTTATTGAAGCGGGAAAAGACTTCCGAGAAGCTGTAAAGTGTGGAATTACCATAGATAATCACACATATATTTCACATGTAATAGATAGCTTTCTTGCAAGAGGCGACCAATTTAAAAACAAAGAATTCCTGAAAGATGCTTTAATTGAATACTCAAAGACTATTGATTTAGATAGCACACTTTTAGGTTTATTAAAACGCGGACAAACATATCTAAAAATGAAAAATTACGACCTGGCATTAAGTGACTTAAATACTCTTGACCGGAAAAATAAAAATATTCAAGAAACCTATATAACAAGAGGTCAAGTTTATTTTGAAAAAGAGCTTTATTATGAAGCCATGAAAGATTTTGAAAAAGAGTTAACCCTCAATCCTCAAAATGCAACAGCACATTACTATATAGGCTTATCAAAAATGAGACAAAATAAATTCAAAGATGCAGCAACTAGTTTTGAACGTTCTAATGCAATAGCCGAATCCGATTCTGCTTTATTTAACCGTGCTTGGGCTGAATTTGGTAGCAAAAATTATGCTCAGGCAATTATATATGGCGAAAAAGCGATTGATCTATCAAAACAGAAACGTTGGGAAAGTTATTATGTAGTTGCAAGAGCTCAGTATGAAATGTCCAATTACAAGGCTGCAGCTGATAATTTTGATAATGCATTAAAAATTAATTCTAATAATAAAGAAGTTATTTATTGGTCGGCTAACAATGCCGAGAAAGGCAAGAAATATCTTAAAGCTATTGATGAGTATTCAAAACTTTTTAACACCCCAACATATAGAGATACCTGCACTTTTAGAGTATCAATTTGCCTGATAAGAACAGAAGACAATGCTAATATTGCAAATGCAGAAAATAAACTTAAAATTTTTGAAAATGCGAGTGAAACAAGTTATAGTATTCCATCCAATTTATGGCTTGCATATATTGCGGTTTACAGAAAACAATATGCTTTATGTGAAACCTATTTAAAAAAAGGAATTGGTGATGACAATAATATAGGGCTGTATTATTTGGTTTATTCTTGCTATGATGCACAACAAAATAAAGAAAAAGAAGCACTTGAGCATCTTGAAAAGTGCCTGTCATCAAAACAGATTGAAAACACTGTGATTGAAAATGAAAAAATGTTATCCCCAATAAGCAGAAAAAAAATAAGACTGTTAATAAAAAAATATTTTCCTGATAATTAA
- a CDS encoding thiamine pyrophosphate-dependent enzyme, with protein MSDQTPIMQNKELSFEDFRQTVISDYKVGRISRETSLLGRREVLTGKAKFGIFGDGKEIAQIAMAKVFQNGDFRSGYYRDQTFMMAAGLLTVQEFFAQLYAHPSIEAEPATAGRAMNGHYATRLLNDDGSWKNQTQSKNSSADISPTAGQMPRLLGLALASKFYRNNPELKSDYFKNFSVNGNEVAFGTIGDASTSEGLFFETINAAGVLQVPLVISIWDDGYGISVPNKYQTTKQSISEALQGFERTQEKPGYEIIRAKGWDYAELCDAYEQAAKIARTEHVPVMVHIQQMTQPQGHSTSGSHERYKSKERLMWEEEFDCLRKMREFMLQSAIATEQELDAIDAEAKKFVNDGKKQAWDSFTAEINTERLQALSLAEAAISKSSNGVFLNKAVEEIKSTNNCERRDIAVFVQQVLFTLRGDFSAEQENLKQWYRQWHQLNFDRYSSQLYTEGKGSALGIGEVKPVYALEANMVDGREVLLANHDILFSRYPEYIAFGEDVGTIGGVNQTFAGMQAKYGEHRVFDVGIREATIAGQGIGMALRGLRPFAEIQYLDYLAYAIQILSDDLACLRYRTKAGQKAPLIVSTRGHRLEGIWHSGSPMQFILGALRGMLVLVPRNMTQAAGFYNLLLQCDDPALVIEPLNGYRLKEKLPENLGDFTIPVGVPEILDEGNDVTLVTYGSCVRVAQDAMKQLQQCGISVELIDVQSLIPFDIHHIIAESIQKTNKVVFFDEDVPGGATAYMMQQVIENQKAFEFLEVPPVTLTAKEHRPAYGSDGDYFSKPNAEDVFNTVYDLMHSVNPLAYPLFR; from the coding sequence ATGTCAGACCAAACCCCAATAATGCAAAACAAAGAGCTTTCGTTTGAAGATTTCAGGCAGACAGTAATAAGTGATTACAAAGTAGGTCGCATCAGCCGCGAAACAAGCTTGCTGGGCCGAAGGGAGGTGCTTACAGGAAAAGCCAAATTTGGCATTTTTGGTGATGGAAAAGAGATTGCACAAATAGCTATGGCCAAGGTTTTTCAAAATGGAGATTTCCGTTCCGGTTACTATCGCGATCAGACTTTCATGATGGCAGCGGGCTTACTCACAGTTCAGGAGTTTTTTGCTCAGCTATATGCACACCCTTCTATTGAAGCAGAACCTGCAACAGCCGGTCGCGCCATGAATGGGCACTACGCTACTCGATTGCTGAATGATGATGGCAGTTGGAAAAATCAAACACAATCAAAAAATTCTTCTGCCGACATATCACCAACAGCAGGTCAGATGCCACGGTTGCTGGGGCTGGCTTTAGCCTCAAAATTTTATCGCAATAATCCCGAACTCAAGTCTGATTATTTTAAAAACTTTTCTGTTAATGGCAATGAGGTTGCTTTCGGAACAATTGGTGATGCCAGTACTTCAGAAGGTTTGTTTTTTGAAACAATCAATGCAGCAGGTGTATTGCAGGTGCCATTGGTAATCAGCATTTGGGATGATGGTTATGGTATTTCAGTTCCTAATAAATATCAGACAACAAAACAAAGTATCAGTGAAGCATTACAAGGTTTTGAACGAACTCAGGAAAAACCCGGTTATGAAATAATCAGAGCTAAAGGATGGGATTATGCAGAGTTATGTGATGCTTATGAACAAGCTGCAAAAATTGCACGTACAGAGCATGTTCCTGTGATGGTGCATATTCAACAGATGACACAGCCTCAAGGTCACTCAACATCAGGATCGCATGAACGTTACAAATCAAAGGAGCGTTTGATGTGGGAAGAAGAATTTGATTGCCTCAGAAAAATGCGTGAGTTTATGTTGCAATCTGCTATTGCAACAGAGCAAGAGCTAGATGCTATTGATGCAGAAGCTAAAAAGTTTGTTAATGATGGTAAGAAGCAGGCATGGGATAGCTTTACTGCTGAAATTAATACTGAAAGACTACAAGCACTATCACTGGCAGAAGCTGCAATAAGTAAAAGCTCCAATGGTGTTTTTCTCAACAAGGCAGTTGAAGAGATTAAGAGTACCAACAATTGTGAAAGAAGAGATATTGCGGTTTTTGTTCAGCAAGTTTTGTTTACACTACGTGGTGATTTTAGTGCTGAGCAGGAAAATTTGAAGCAATGGTACCGCCAATGGCATCAATTGAATTTTGATCGTTACAGTTCTCAACTTTATACTGAAGGTAAAGGAAGCGCATTGGGCATTGGCGAAGTTAAACCTGTTTATGCTTTAGAGGCAAACATGGTTGATGGTCGTGAAGTGCTTCTTGCAAATCATGATATTCTTTTTAGTCGCTATCCCGAATACATCGCCTTTGGAGAAGATGTTGGAACAATTGGTGGTGTTAATCAAACTTTTGCTGGTATGCAGGCAAAATATGGCGAACACCGGGTTTTTGATGTAGGTATCCGTGAAGCAACAATTGCCGGTCAGGGAATAGGAATGGCATTGCGCGGCTTACGACCATTTGCAGAAATTCAATATCTCGATTATCTGGCTTATGCAATACAAATTTTATCAGATGATTTAGCCTGTCTTCGTTATCGCACCAAGGCAGGACAGAAGGCGCCACTCATTGTCAGCACTCGTGGACACAGGCTGGAAGGTATCTGGCATTCAGGTTCACCCATGCAATTTATTCTTGGCGCCTTACGTGGCATGCTTGTACTTGTTCCCCGCAACATGACACAGGCAGCTGGATTTTATAACCTGTTGTTGCAATGTGATGATCCTGCATTAGTGATAGAACCGTTGAATGGCTACAGGCTTAAAGAAAAACTTCCGGAAAACTTAGGTGATTTTACTATTCCTGTAGGTGTACCTGAAATTCTTGACGAAGGCAATGATGTAACTCTGGTAACCTACGGATCATGTGTTAGAGTTGCACAGGATGCAATGAAACAATTGCAGCAATGTGGCATTAGTGTGGAGTTGATAGATGTACAGTCACTCATACCTTTTGATATTCATCATATCATTGCCGAATCTATTCAAAAAACAAATAAAGTTGTTTTCTTTGATGAAGATGTGCCTGGTGGTGCAACGGCATATATGATGCAGCAGGTTATTGAAAATCAAAAAGCATTTGAGTTTCTTGAAGTACCTCCTGTAACCCTAACGGCAAAAGAACATCGTCCTGCATATGGAAGTGATGGAGATTATTTTTCGAAGCCTAATGCAGAGGATGTGTTTAATACTGTATATGATTTAATGCATTCTGTAAATCCACTGGCATATCCACTTTTCAGATAA
- the ruvC gene encoding crossover junction endodeoxyribonuclease RuvC, translating into MSESEKIILGIDPGTNVMGYGVLLVSGTEMKLETAGIIHLEKFDNHPLKLKHIFEKTLRLIESYLPDEMAIEAPFFGKNVQSMLKLGRAQGVALAAALFKNIPVFEYSPKKIKQSVTGNGSATKEQVAAMLQQLLHFEEMPKYLDATDGLAAAVCHHFQKNTGQKQFPGSKGWQKFISDNPDKLIG; encoded by the coding sequence ATGTCAGAAAGCGAAAAAATAATTTTAGGAATAGACCCGGGTACCAATGTGATGGGATATGGAGTACTTCTTGTCTCCGGAACAGAAATGAAATTAGAGACAGCAGGCATTATTCATCTCGAAAAATTTGACAATCATCCACTGAAGTTGAAACATATTTTTGAGAAAACCCTACGACTCATTGAAAGTTATTTGCCTGATGAAATGGCTATTGAAGCACCTTTTTTTGGTAAGAATGTTCAATCTATGCTAAAGTTAGGGAGGGCGCAGGGAGTTGCACTTGCTGCTGCACTATTCAAAAACATTCCTGTATTTGAGTACAGTCCCAAAAAAATTAAACAATCTGTCACCGGCAATGGCAGTGCCACTAAGGAACAAGTGGCAGCAATGCTTCAACAGTTGTTGCACTTTGAAGAAATGCCAAAATATCTTGATGCAACTGATGGGCTGGCTGCTGCAGTATGTCATCACTTTCAGAAAAATACCGGACAAAAACAATTTCCAGGAAGCAAAGGTTGGCAAAAATTTATTTCAGATAATCCGGATAAATTAATCGGGTAG
- a CDS encoding lysylphosphatidylglycerol synthase domain-containing protein yields the protein MLKLLLKAAIALFSLWFIVHKVVHRESEVSFFSFVNTRLNTEGAYPILISVVILMVLNWSIEAIKWKVLIGKLTKLSFIRSLSAVFAGATVSFFTPNRVGDYAGRMLFLPSSVRIASLLSTFAGNISQLIVTLCCGLAALALSLQHYVSWNENLIVAVRVASMVFALMLFVSFPYIRIVFKMPLLNYIRKRFPEYVVHLENYSYKEMMQILFLSLLRYSVFAFQYILLFLVSGIPVVPTMFVIIALIFFIQALVPTLALTEFAIRGSVALMVAAPFIHDDQAVLMASFALWLINLAVPAAIGSLMIFYFNFRKE from the coding sequence GTGCTAAAGCTTTTGCTGAAAGCAGCAATTGCATTGTTTTCTCTTTGGTTTATTGTTCATAAAGTTGTTCACCGTGAAAGTGAGGTGTCGTTTTTTAGTTTTGTGAATACACGACTGAATACTGAAGGTGCTTATCCCATACTCATATCTGTTGTTATATTGATGGTGTTGAATTGGAGTATTGAAGCAATAAAGTGGAAGGTTTTAATTGGTAAACTCACCAAACTAAGTTTTATTCGGAGTCTAAGTGCTGTTTTTGCAGGAGCAACGGTAAGCTTTTTTACGCCTAATCGTGTAGGTGACTATGCAGGCAGAATGCTTTTTTTGCCATCATCTGTGCGTATAGCATCTTTGCTTTCAACTTTCGCTGGAAATATCAGTCAGCTAATTGTTACATTATGCTGTGGGCTTGCTGCATTGGCTTTGTCATTACAACATTATGTCAGTTGGAATGAAAATTTAATCGTAGCAGTACGTGTAGCCTCAATGGTTTTCGCCTTGATGCTTTTTGTTTCTTTTCCTTATATAAGAATTGTTTTCAAAATGCCCTTGCTGAATTATATACGAAAGAGATTTCCTGAATATGTTGTGCATCTTGAAAATTATTCTTACAAAGAAATGATGCAGATTCTTTTTCTATCCTTGTTACGTTATTCTGTTTTTGCTTTTCAGTATATATTATTATTTCTGGTTTCCGGCATTCCTGTAGTGCCAACAATGTTTGTCATTATAGCACTGATCTTTTTTATTCAGGCTTTGGTTCCCACTCTTGCACTGACAGAGTTTGCCATAAGAGGTTCTGTAGCGTTGATGGTTGCAGCGCCTTTTATTCATGATGATCAGGCTGTTCTTATGGCATCATTTGCGCTGTGGCTCATCAATCTGGCAGTGCCGGCAGCAATAGGTTCTCTGATGATTTTTTATTTTAATTTTCGAAAAGAGTAA
- a CDS encoding T9SS type A sorting domain-containing protein has translation MKTPTLIISLIVSTLATATHAQSGCTDPLANNYNAAATINDGSCHYNSVSISPSTTFTLPPQLSETSGLLWWNNELWTNNDDTDTHLHAIDTSNGSLLQDYDVKWAVNNDWEDLDADTAYLYIGDFGNNVAGNRTNLKIIRVEKASLIAGNPIIDSIMFSYPDQTNFSSAGANNTNFDCEAMVLTTDSIYLFTKQWVSQKTTLYALSKTPGTYVADSITTYNVQGLITGAVTLQQKQLTVLCGYTNLVQPFLYLLYDYQDNAFFNGNKRKINISLPFHQIEGIASENGLDYFLTNESLVQGPISIAPKLNKFSLYSYLGNYLNSTTGIQQQKPSQFNVYPNPFTDVLHIQSANTSIKYFIADVAGRIVSKGSFSSISGSLSTSDLSKGVYFLTTSDPNIQPVKLIKE, from the coding sequence ATGAAAACACCTACACTCATCATTTCCCTTATAGTGAGCACACTGGCAACAGCTACCCATGCACAATCAGGATGCACCGATCCGCTAGCCAACAACTACAATGCTGCAGCAACCATTAATGATGGTAGTTGTCATTATAATTCTGTGTCCATTAGTCCGAGTACAACTTTTACACTTCCACCACAGCTAAGTGAAACCTCCGGGCTTTTATGGTGGAACAATGAACTATGGACAAACAATGATGATACAGACACCCACCTACATGCCATTGACACCAGCAACGGCAGTCTGTTGCAAGACTATGATGTAAAATGGGCTGTCAATAATGATTGGGAAGACCTAGATGCTGATACTGCCTACTTGTATATAGGCGATTTTGGCAATAATGTAGCAGGGAATAGAACTAACTTAAAAATAATAAGAGTAGAAAAAGCTTCTTTGATTGCCGGAAATCCAATCATAGACAGTATTATGTTCTCTTATCCGGATCAAACAAATTTTTCTTCTGCAGGAGCCAACAACACCAACTTTGACTGTGAAGCAATGGTACTCACTACTGACAGTATTTATCTTTTTACCAAACAGTGGGTTTCACAAAAAACAACCTTGTATGCATTATCCAAAACTCCGGGAACCTACGTTGCCGACTCAATAACCACTTATAATGTACAAGGTTTAATAACCGGAGCTGTAACATTACAACAAAAACAGTTAACCGTACTTTGTGGTTACACCAACTTAGTGCAACCATTCCTATATCTATTATACGATTATCAGGATAATGCCTTCTTTAATGGTAATAAGAGAAAAATAAATATCTCCTTACCTTTTCATCAGATTGAGGGAATAGCTAGTGAAAATGGACTCGACTATTTCTTAACCAATGAAAGCTTAGTTCAGGGGCCAATTTCGATTGCGCCAAAACTGAACAAATTCAGTTTATATTCTTATCTTGGTAATTACCTGAATTCAACTACTGGCATTCAACAACAAAAGCCATCACAATTCAATGTGTATCCTAATCCATTTACAGACGTCTTGCATATTCAGTCTGCTAACACTTCCATAAAATATTTTATAGCAGATGTAGCCGGAAGGATAGTTTCAAAAGGTTCCTTCTCTTCAATTTCAGGGTCACTATCAACTTCGGATTTATCTAAAGGTGTTTATTTTTTGACTACATCTGATCCAAACATACAGCCTGTAAAACTGATAAAGGAATAA